The following are encoded together in the Pectobacterium punjabense genome:
- a CDS encoding type 4 pilus major pilin, producing the protein MSDIFEPVSQQKRQNPHRGWAIMENGAVALVVIVVIVAILGSIYMLWGRKNVATEITNYQNMISSAQGLLSDGGGYDFSSGTKMTGSLVQVGGAKGVKTQGAISSGNATLWNTWGGQIILTPVAANGFNNGFTLATEKIPQDACITIATRMSSAGAVSGITINSSAHADGKVSLETAGTECLADNGRTGQNKLTFTVNG; encoded by the coding sequence ATGTCTGATATTTTTGAACCTGTTTCTCAACAAAAACGCCAGAACCCTCATCGGGGCTGGGCGATTATGGAAAATGGTGCGGTCGCACTGGTAGTTATTGTGGTGATTGTGGCTATTTTGGGGAGCATTTATATGTTGTGGGGGCGAAAAAATGTCGCCACTGAAATCACCAACTATCAGAATATGATATCCAGTGCTCAGGGATTATTGAGTGATGGGGGGGGATACGATTTTAGTAGTGGTACGAAAATGACGGGGTCGCTGGTTCAGGTTGGTGGCGCTAAAGGTGTGAAAACACAAGGAGCGATCAGTTCAGGAAATGCGACGCTCTGGAATACTTGGGGTGGGCAAATCATTCTGACACCCGTTGCCGCCAATGGATTCAATAATGGATTTACGCTGGCAACAGAGAAAATTCCTCAGGACGCCTGCATCACGATTGCGACTCGTATGAGTTCTGCCGGCGCCGTATCGGGGATCACGATTAACAGCAGTGCTCATGCGGATGGAAAAGTATCATTGGAAACGGCGGGGACAGAATGTCTGGCTGATAATGGGCGGACGGGGCAGAACAAACTGACCTTCACGGTTAACGGTTAA
- a CDS encoding lytic transglycosylase domain-containing protein — translation MLMALLLISQAASAFCFDAAGTKYRVDALLIKAIAEGESSLNPGAININRSKETRREVSRDFGLMQVNSTHVPKLIAMAVISDKSELLTKPCLNVQIGTWILATHFQVCGISWNCLGSYNAGFRKDRHETRESYANRIYKIYKRLLKEERGIVLP, via the coding sequence ATGCTGATGGCACTCCTGTTAATCAGTCAGGCTGCATCAGCCTTCTGTTTTGACGCAGCCGGCACGAAATATCGGGTTGATGCGTTGCTGATAAAAGCTATTGCGGAGGGAGAAAGCTCCCTCAATCCAGGGGCCATCAACATCAATAGGAGCAAAGAAACCCGACGAGAAGTGAGTCGTGATTTCGGATTGATGCAGGTGAATTCAACGCATGTGCCCAAGCTGATTGCGATGGCGGTTATTAGTGATAAAAGCGAATTATTAACCAAACCTTGTTTGAATGTGCAAATTGGCACATGGATATTGGCAACGCATTTTCAGGTGTGTGGTATCAGTTGGAATTGCCTCGGGTCTTATAATGCAGGATTCAGAAAAGACCGCCATGAGACGAGGGAATCCTATGCCAACCGCATTTATAAAATCTATAAACGATTGTTGAAAGAAGAGCGGGGGATTGTATTGCCATGA
- the pilV gene encoding shufflon system plasmid conjugative transfer pilus tip adhesin PilV, whose product MLMFNKPRTPHRGWALMEFGAALLILLSVAIWGTSLYRDYMQELQYQVMAQQGTRFKAALKGYAGRYYDMLLGQAGTATPVIVTTTMLKNTGFLQAGFSETNPSGQRWQGAIVRNAQNTSQLQALAYTHTGSALPFKALRFISSNMNGGGYIWETGQITGALGIWKEPLATFGVTTTPGQLAAVLTTDELRGAREESDRLYRFAVNGKPDLNRMHTAIDMGGNSINNVDKVNAENDITTNNGWLVTKNNKGWMNETHGGGITMDDNDWVKVINNKGIKTDRVSTHYVELEKIEIAGTTCLKDGVVARDNVGAILSCQSGAWKSPSSIQPGTITMWGTPVPPEGWLELNGQLFNPSGNPILASLYPSGQVPDFRGYFPRGWDNGAGIDPGERAMLSYQEDAIRNLTGEFQTIDYLGYEASGVFGRVEKTGRAQIGGTPQDWSHSKIQLDASRLVPTADENRPKNIAVMFIIKAG is encoded by the coding sequence ATGTTGATGTTCAATAAACCGCGGACACCGCATCGTGGCTGGGCTCTAATGGAGTTCGGTGCGGCGTTACTGATTCTGCTGAGTGTGGCTATTTGGGGGACGTCGCTCTATCGCGACTATATGCAGGAGTTGCAGTATCAGGTTATGGCGCAACAAGGGACTCGTTTTAAAGCAGCCCTAAAAGGATACGCGGGTCGCTATTACGATATGTTACTTGGACAAGCGGGAACGGCAACACCTGTTATTGTCACGACTACGATGCTGAAAAATACAGGATTCTTGCAGGCTGGGTTTAGTGAAACGAATCCTTCCGGACAGCGCTGGCAAGGCGCGATAGTCAGGAATGCGCAAAATACGTCTCAACTTCAGGCTCTGGCCTATACCCATACGGGGTCTGCGTTACCCTTTAAAGCACTTCGTTTCATTTCATCGAATATGAATGGGGGCGGCTACATATGGGAAACCGGTCAGATTACGGGTGCGCTGGGGATATGGAAAGAACCGTTAGCTACTTTTGGTGTTACGACGACGCCAGGGCAGCTTGCTGCCGTTCTGACAACAGATGAATTACGTGGTGCCAGAGAGGAGAGTGACCGTTTATATCGTTTTGCTGTCAACGGCAAACCTGATTTAAACCGCATGCATACTGCTATTGATATGGGCGGCAATAGCATTAATAACGTGGATAAGGTGAATGCTGAAAATGATATTACGACGAACAATGGTTGGCTGGTCACCAAAAATAACAAGGGTTGGATGAACGAAACGCATGGTGGTGGGATCACTATGGATGATAATGACTGGGTCAAAGTCATCAACAACAAAGGGATTAAGACTGACAGGGTTTCAACGCACTATGTTGAGCTCGAAAAGATCGAGATTGCAGGCACAACCTGTCTGAAGGATGGGGTTGTAGCCCGTGATAATGTTGGTGCAATACTTTCTTGCCAATCCGGTGCGTGGAAATCACCCTCATCTATCCAGCCTGGCACCATCACGATGTGGGGAACGCCCGTTCCTCCTGAGGGCTGGCTGGAGCTCAACGGCCAGCTATTTAATCCCAGCGGAAATCCCATTCTGGCCAGCCTGTATCCTTCCGGCCAGGTGCCGGATTTTCGCGGTTACTTTCCTCGAGGCTGGGATAATGGGGCGGGGATTGATCCAGGTGAACGGGCTATGCTTAGTTATCAGGAGGATGCCATTAGAAATCTGACTGGCGAATTCCAAACAATTGATTATCTCGGGTATGAAGCTAGTGGTGTATTCGGTCGCGTTGAAAAAACAGGTAGAGCTCAAATAGGCGGAACACCTCAAGACTGGAGTCATTCAAAAATTCAACTTGATGCATCCCGCTTAGTACCTACCGCTGATGAAAATCGACCTAAAAATATCGCGGTAATGTTTATTATCAAGGCTGGTTGA
- a CDS encoding phage tail protein, translating to MWGTPVPPEGWLELNGQLFNPSGNPILAELYPSSRVPDFRGYFPRGWDNGAGVDPDSTRSIISYQRDELKEHSHTGSIVRKYTWGGHIDGWGNDDAQGFDNYDPSDSGKTGGVETRPQNIAVMFIIKAG from the coding sequence ATGTGGGGAACGCCCGTTCCTCCTGAGGGCTGGCTGGAGCTCAACGGCCAGCTATTTAATCCCAGCGGCAATCCCATTCTGGCGGAACTATATCCCTCATCAAGAGTGCCGGACTTCAGGGGATATTTCCCCCGGGGCTGGGATAATGGTGCTGGTGTCGACCCTGATAGTACCCGCTCTATAATTAGCTATCAGCGAGATGAATTAAAAGAGCACTCTCATACAGGTTCTATAGTTAGGAAATATACGTGGGGGGGCCATATTGATGGCTGGGGGAATGATGATGCTCAGGGCTTTGATAACTATGATCCATCCGATTCAGGAAAAACTGGTGGTGTTGAGACTAGGCCTCAGAACATCGCAGTGATGTTCATCATCAAGGCCGGTTAG
- a CDS encoding site-specific integrase, translating to MKKRIKKMLLSKALDKYFATVSRYKRGQLQEFYRINVIKRSSLANRNMDEISSVDIAGYRDDRLAQINPRTKKSISGNTVRLELALLSALYNLAKVEWGTCTSNPVEHVRKPAVSSGRVRRLTSQEERGLTRYFRGKKPELLAIFRLAIETAMRQGEILSLQWENIDLRLGIAHLPFTKNGSARDVPLSSKARLVLKEIGELGRDDTGSVFTYTSSGFKSAWRIALQSLSINDLHFHDLRHEAISRLFELGTLNVMEVAAISGHKSMNMLKRYTHLRATHLVSKLDARKKQAQKLTSIFIPYPADIYTYDGAITLKFSDFDDLEVTAATHDEALRNASVELLRFQAIAAKNGERLPPPGPVSVNSVNRLLISPL from the coding sequence ATGAAAAAACGTATAAAAAAGATGCTATTAAGCAAGGCGCTGGACAAATATTTCGCTACTGTCTCACGCTATAAACGGGGGCAGTTGCAGGAATTTTATCGAATAAACGTTATCAAAAGATCATCGCTTGCCAACCGAAATATGGATGAAATTTCATCAGTTGATATTGCTGGATATCGAGATGACAGACTGGCCCAGATTAATCCACGTACAAAAAAATCTATCAGTGGCAACACTGTTCGTCTTGAGCTTGCGTTGCTCTCCGCATTGTATAATTTGGCCAAAGTTGAATGGGGAACATGCACGAGTAATCCAGTTGAACATGTAAGAAAGCCTGCGGTGTCTTCAGGTCGGGTGCGTAGGTTAACGTCACAAGAAGAACGAGGTCTGACCCGTTACTTCAGAGGTAAAAAACCTGAGTTATTAGCTATTTTCCGTTTGGCCATTGAGACAGCGATGAGGCAAGGTGAAATACTGTCATTACAATGGGAGAATATTGATCTTCGACTCGGGATTGCTCACCTGCCGTTCACAAAAAATGGTTCTGCCCGTGATGTCCCATTGTCTTCAAAGGCGCGTCTGGTCTTGAAGGAAATTGGCGAGCTGGGGCGTGATGATACGGGAAGTGTTTTTACATATACGTCGAGTGGCTTTAAAAGTGCCTGGCGTATCGCATTACAGTCTCTATCGATTAATGATCTGCATTTTCATGATTTGAGGCATGAAGCGATTAGCCGGCTGTTTGAATTAGGGACATTAAACGTCATGGAGGTTGCTGCGATATCTGGGCATAAATCCATGAATATGCTGAAACGGTATACGCATCTCAGGGCTACTCACCTTGTCAGTAAATTGGATGCTCGCAAAAAGCAGGCACAAAAACTAACCTCAATATTTATTCCTTATCCCGCAGACATTTACACTTATGATGGTGCGATCACCCTGAAGTTTTCTGATTTTGATGACCTTGAAGTGACTGCTGCAACTCACGATGAGGCATTACGGAACGCATCGGTAGAACTGTTACGGTTCCAAGCTATAGCAGCTAAAAATGGCGAAAGGCTCCCCCCTCCTGGTCCTGTATCTGTGAATTCAGTTAATAGGCTTCTCATCAGCCCCTTGTAA
- a CDS encoding prepilin peptidase codes for MIFQFNAFTPWSPFIFVGLFAVFSYLLNQSRQYLAERGEHLYWNEYIARFFVAVYALAGVLVFLSPLSLFERLSMLLFLGFMLQLSVIDAMAGWLPIEYTGATSVAGIVVTLSRGDIRGFIYVLGTMAGIGILFAVARFYFNLKARREVLGLGDVWLSVAIATWCGWSDTLHALMMGVSGFVIWHACSRYKRKEGPLGPWLCAGAMLVLINRVFNPVVVW; via the coding sequence ATGATATTCCAGTTCAATGCGTTTACCCCGTGGTCACCTTTTATTTTTGTCGGATTGTTTGCCGTATTCAGTTATTTGTTGAATCAATCCCGTCAGTATTTAGCTGAACGCGGGGAACATCTTTACTGGAATGAATATATTGCCCGTTTCTTTGTAGCGGTATATGCCCTGGCGGGCGTGTTGGTTTTTTTATCTCCCCTCTCACTTTTTGAACGTTTAAGCATGCTTCTGTTTTTGGGATTCATGTTGCAACTTAGCGTGATTGATGCAATGGCAGGTTGGTTGCCGATTGAATATACCGGAGCGACCAGTGTCGCGGGGATAGTTGTGACGCTAAGCCGTGGGGATATAAGGGGATTTATTTATGTTTTAGGGACGATGGCAGGGATAGGCATACTTTTCGCAGTTGCTCGTTTTTATTTCAACCTCAAAGCTCGGCGTGAAGTATTGGGACTTGGGGATGTGTGGTTGTCGGTAGCGATCGCTACCTGGTGTGGCTGGTCAGACACATTGCACGCTTTAATGATGGGCGTGAGTGGATTTGTCATCTGGCACGCGTGCTCCCGATATAAAAGAAAGGAAGGGCCGCTGGGGCCATGGCTATGTGCTGGCGCCATGCTGGTACTGATAAACCGCGTATTCAATCCTGTTGTCGTGTGGTGA
- a CDS encoding phage tail protein, which produces MWGTPVPPDGWLELNGQLFNPSGNPVLASLYPSGQVPDFRGYFPRGWDNGAGVDSDSVRSILSYQGDEIISHKHAITMSHEHQGATDGAGFPQTDGSGPMIKHAETEPDGSFPERSGAGNPMFSFGGKETRPKNVAVMFIIKAG; this is translated from the coding sequence ATGTGGGGAACGCCCGTTCCTCCTGATGGTTGGCTGGAGCTCAACGGCCAGCTATTTAATCCCAGTGGAAATCCCGTTCTGGCCAGCCTGTATCCTTCCGGCCAGGTACCGGATTTTCGCGGGTATTTCCCTCGAGGCTGGGATAATGGTGCTGGTGTCGATTCTGACAGTGTCCGTTCAATTTTAAGTTATCAGGGCGATGAAATTATTTCGCATAAACACGCAATAACCATGTCTCATGAGCACCAAGGGGCTACTGATGGAGCCGGTTTTCCACAAACAGATGGGTCGGGGCCTATGATTAAGCATGCAGAAACAGAGCCTGATGGTTCGTTTCCAGAAAGAAGCGGGGCAGGAAATCCCATGTTTTCTTTTGGTGGAAAAGAGACTCGTCCAAAAAATGTAGCGGTAATGTTCATTATCAAGGCTGGTTGA